From a single Hugenholtzia roseola DSM 9546 genomic region:
- a CDS encoding serine hydrolase — protein MKTKICTFSFYTRQKEKSNLITNIIFGLIFGFSFSVGNVFFLPSTSLVAQNLYFPPNDSDTWERLNFDSLGWCRPALDSLLTFLESNNTKAFLIVKDGKIVVESYMNNFSQTDPWYWASAGKTLTAFTVGIAASEGYLNLEDASSQYLGTGWTSLPSDKENNITIWHQLTMTSGLDDGVSDPFCTESNCLIYKEEVGKRWAYHNAPYTLLDGVIEGATGNNLNRYFGEKVRNKIGMRGLFVRNGYNNVYYSDARSMARFGILMLNKGIWKDEIILSDSLYFQAQIRPSQNLNPAYGYLWWLNGQQTYMIPQSQNRFNGFLQPSAPADMYSALGKNGQILNVVPSQNLLVIRLGDAPDNSLVPFTLSEQIWQYLQNVFCNNTPTALPHSNYLPLQVFPNPSQDYLEISLPNKNATYQVEIFSLSTGQIWQSFSSQALTRLSIQTLPQGAYGIRVSEKATGQFFLGRFIRN, from the coding sequence ATGAAAACTAAAATTTGTACTTTCTCATTTTACACAAGACAAAAAGAAAAATCAAATCTAATAACAAATATTATTTTTGGTTTAATTTTTGGTTTCTCTTTTTCAGTCGGAAACGTCTTTTTTCTGCCTTCTACCTCGCTTGTGGCGCAAAATCTCTACTTCCCCCCTAACGATAGCGACACTTGGGAGCGGCTCAACTTCGACTCTTTGGGCTGGTGTCGTCCTGCACTCGACTCACTGCTTACTTTTCTGGAAAGCAACAACACAAAAGCCTTTTTGATAGTCAAAGATGGTAAAATTGTGGTAGAATCTTACATGAACAATTTTTCGCAAACAGACCCTTGGTATTGGGCTTCCGCAGGCAAGACGCTGACCGCCTTTACCGTAGGGATAGCCGCTTCGGAGGGCTATTTAAACTTAGAAGATGCAAGCTCACAGTACTTAGGCACAGGCTGGACAAGCCTACCTTCCGACAAAGAAAATAATATCACGATTTGGCATCAACTAACCATGACTTCGGGCTTAGATGATGGCGTATCAGACCCTTTCTGTACCGAATCTAACTGCCTGATTTACAAAGAAGAAGTAGGCAAAAGATGGGCATACCACAATGCACCCTATACACTTTTAGATGGTGTAATTGAAGGCGCAACGGGCAACAATCTAAACCGTTATTTTGGCGAAAAAGTACGCAATAAAATTGGCATGCGCGGTCTTTTTGTCCGCAATGGCTACAACAATGTCTATTATTCAGACGCAAGAAGCATGGCGCGTTTCGGGATTTTGATGCTTAATAAGGGCATCTGGAAGGACGAAATTATCCTTTCTGATAGCCTTTATTTTCAGGCACAAATTCGTCCTTCACAGAATTTAAACCCTGCTTATGGTTATCTTTGGTGGTTAAATGGACAACAAACTTACATGATTCCGCAAAGCCAAAATCGCTTTAATGGTTTTCTTCAACCCTCTGCGCCTGCCGATATGTACTCGGCTTTGGGTAAAAATGGTCAGATACTAAACGTTGTACCCTCTCAAAATTTGCTTGTGATACGCTTGGGCGACGCACCCGATAATAGTTTAGTTCCTTTTACACTTAGCGAACAAATTTGGCAATACCTACAAAATGTTTTTTGCAACAATACCCCTACGGCTCTGCCTCATTCCAACTATTTGCCCTTGCAGGTCTTTCCTAACCCAAGCCAAGATTACCTCGAAATATCGCTGCCCAATAAAAACGCAACTTACCAAGTCGAGATTTTTTCCCTTAGCACAGGGCAAATTTGGCAGAGTTTTTCCTCACAAGCACTTACGCGCCTTTCTATTCAAACACTACCACAAGGGGCGTATGGCATTAGGGTCAGTGAAAAGGCAACAGGGCAGTTTTTTTTAGGGCGTTTTATTAGAAATTAG
- a CDS encoding DUF4403 family protein produces the protein MTFSLFYCRKIVFFTILFVLLFLLNACSEGERKSYADSDFIADAPFALPTSTLTTPILIEVADIEKRLNQEIKGDIINDDSFEKDGVKLRVSKIEPIKIHLKKNVLFYTVPLKVWVEKQVKKNIFKKEIKAEKDLSFSLRLQFKSEVEIDSDWKLQTKTKQIGLEWIEKPSLKIGFIKIGLAATIEKALNKKKEDLENKIDQVAQRLNVLEKVVGNIWKKLQDPILLDKKTNKVWLVNQPTKIEASKIGSIQSKEGNCLEIFVKIHTNIKTIISEKPAVSYVPLPALRLNKKLQNEGFALHVEGIVFYQTVNQILSEKVQDTVLKFPDYDYAVKIKKAAVSGQGKFLVFELGAEGDVNGNVFFRGRPLLDTATVQIKVQDFDFDVQTEETILQTAQWLMKESAKERVQEMLVFSLQSYTEKLPLLIKEGLSKGKISEQVEIDIQTFELYPQEMRLTTDALNLYAISKGKIAIKILKL, from the coding sequence ATGACATTTTCTCTTTTTTATTGTAGAAAAATAGTTTTCTTTACTATTTTATTTGTACTACTCTTTTTGCTCAATGCCTGTTCGGAAGGCGAGCGCAAAAGTTATGCGGATAGCGATTTTATAGCCGACGCGCCCTTCGCGCTTCCTACCTCGACACTTACAACTCCTATCTTGATTGAAGTGGCAGACATAGAAAAACGCCTCAATCAGGAAATCAAAGGCGATATTATCAACGACGATAGCTTTGAAAAAGATGGCGTGAAGTTGCGTGTTAGCAAAATAGAGCCTATAAAAATTCATTTAAAAAAGAATGTTTTGTTTTATACTGTTCCATTGAAAGTTTGGGTAGAAAAACAGGTAAAAAAAAATATTTTTAAAAAAGAAATAAAAGCGGAAAAAGATTTGTCTTTCTCCCTGCGCCTACAATTCAAATCCGAAGTAGAAATTGATTCAGATTGGAAGCTCCAAACCAAAACCAAACAAATTGGCTTAGAGTGGATAGAAAAACCCAGCCTTAAAATTGGTTTTATCAAAATCGGTTTGGCAGCCACCATAGAAAAAGCATTAAACAAAAAAAAGGAAGATTTAGAAAATAAAATAGACCAAGTAGCGCAAAGACTCAACGTATTAGAAAAGGTAGTAGGTAATATTTGGAAAAAATTGCAAGACCCTATTTTATTAGATAAAAAGACAAATAAGGTTTGGTTAGTAAATCAACCTACTAAAATTGAAGCCAGCAAAATCGGCAGTATCCAAAGTAAAGAAGGCAATTGTTTAGAAATTTTCGTTAAGATTCATACCAATATAAAAACTATCATCAGTGAAAAGCCTGCCGTTTCTTACGTGCCACTTCCTGCGCTGCGCCTCAATAAAAAACTCCAAAATGAAGGTTTTGCCTTGCATGTGGAAGGCATTGTTTTTTATCAAACCGTCAATCAGATTTTGAGCGAAAAAGTGCAAGATACGGTTCTTAAATTTCCCGACTACGACTATGCAGTAAAAATCAAAAAAGCCGCTGTAAGTGGTCAGGGCAAATTTTTAGTCTTTGAATTGGGCGCAGAAGGCGATGTCAATGGCAATGTTTTTTTTAGGGGCAGACCGCTTCTGGATACCGCTACGGTGCAAATTAAGGTGCAAGATTTCGACTTCGACGTGCAGACAGAAGAAACCATCTTGCAAACGGCACAGTGGCTCATGAAAGAAAGTGCCAAAGAGCGCGTACAGGAAATGCTCGTTTTTTCGCTACAATCTTACACTGAAAAATTGCCCCTTCTTATCAAAGAAGGACTCTCAAAAGGTAAAATTTCTGAACAAGTGGAAATAGACATTCAAACTTTTGAACTATACCCACAGGAGATGCGCCTAACCACAGACGCACTCAATCTATACGCCATTTCCAAAGGAAAAATCGCTATCAAAATCTTAAAACTTTAA
- a CDS encoding HD domain-containing protein: protein MKKENYFILQNIWTEIGVSLSLEAALQNDFDAIFEDLIRRYSEKHRAYHNLVHLVDIFNSLKNITFLDKNSIYFSVFFHDAIYQPLKQDNEMQSAELALSKLEKFKFYLKNNELEKIKHYILATQKHQLQKEDKEEEDLAYFLDADLKILGSETESYQIYTQAIRKEYQIVPDFLYKRGRKKALTHFLAQEKIYKTAFFYEKYENQARKNIEYELSKL from the coding sequence ATGAAAAAAGAAAACTATTTTATATTACAAAATATCTGGACAGAAATTGGCGTATCATTGTCGCTCGAAGCCGCACTTCAAAATGACTTTGATGCTATTTTCGAAGACCTCATAAGGCGATATAGTGAAAAGCATAGAGCATATCACAACTTGGTGCATTTGGTCGATATTTTTAATAGTCTGAAAAATATTACTTTTTTAGATAAAAATTCTATTTATTTTTCTGTCTTTTTTCATGATGCCATCTATCAGCCTTTGAAACAAGACAATGAAATGCAAAGTGCAGAGTTGGCTCTTTCAAAATTAGAAAAGTTTAAGTTTTATTTAAAAAATAATGAATTAGAAAAAATCAAGCATTATATTTTAGCGACTCAAAAGCATCAACTACAAAAAGAGGATAAAGAAGAAGAAGATTTGGCGTATTTCTTAGATGCAGACTTGAAAATTTTGGGCAGTGAAACCGAAAGCTATCAAATTTATACCCAAGCTATAAGGAAAGAGTACCAAATTGTACCAGATTTTTTATATAAAAGAGGTAGAAAAAAGGCATTAACTCATTTTTTAGCACAAGAAAAAATATACAAAACCGCTTTTTTTTATGAAAAATATGAAAATCAAGCCCGAAAAAACATAGAATATGAACTATCAAAACTGTAA
- a CDS encoding ABC transporter permease yields the protein MQKTLHLFRYAFQSLLERPFKFFSLVFIYAWVVAFYGSIIFFTSALQKQTQDVLSELPEIWVQKLQGGRLVAIEKQWQDSIAQIRGVKKVQARYWGYAFDEATGAVFTLMGKDSLPSQTACVGDGILALKGLENQDFISLTTAEGNKMTWKIETPFSPQTAILTQDLVAVPIAEAQVFLGLTPQQATDLAISIYNPAEIDNISRKIRTQFPAFRITQREELEATYQALFSWRGGILLYGSLLGIFAFLILAWERAAGLNAAERREIGILKAVGWHISDVLRLKFYEGALVAILATSIGILLAFAHVFALKAPLLKPLLAGWSVLYPSFHLYPVVSLGDILAIFALSLFPYLTATLIPAWKAAITEAAEVMR from the coding sequence ATGCAAAAAACATTACATTTATTTCGTTATGCTTTTCAAAGTCTTTTAGAGCGTCCTTTTAAGTTTTTTTCGCTCGTTTTCATATATGCTTGGGTTGTGGCTTTTTATGGTTCAATTATTTTTTTTACAAGTGCTTTACAAAAACAAACGCAAGATGTACTATCTGAACTGCCCGAAATTTGGGTGCAAAAGTTACAAGGGGGGCGTTTGGTTGCGATAGAAAAGCAGTGGCAGGATAGTATTGCGCAAATTCGAGGGGTGAAAAAAGTGCAGGCGCGATATTGGGGCTATGCTTTTGATGAGGCAACGGGGGCGGTCTTTACTTTGATGGGAAAAGATAGCCTGCCTTCGCAAACGGCTTGCGTAGGAGATGGCATTTTAGCTCTCAAAGGGCTTGAAAATCAGGACTTTATCAGCCTTACGACGGCGGAAGGCAACAAAATGACGTGGAAAATAGAAACGCCTTTCAGCCCACAAACGGCAATTCTAACACAAGATTTGGTGGCTGTTCCCATTGCAGAAGCGCAAGTTTTTTTAGGACTCACGCCGCAGCAAGCCACAGATTTAGCCATTTCCATCTATAATCCTGCCGAAATAGATAACATTTCACGTAAAATAAGAACGCAATTTCCTGCCTTTCGCATCACGCAGCGCGAAGAATTGGAGGCTACCTATCAGGCACTTTTCAGTTGGCGCGGCGGCATTTTATTATATGGTTCGCTTTTAGGAATATTTGCTTTCCTAATTTTGGCTTGGGAACGCGCCGCAGGGCTTAATGCTGCCGAGCGCAGAGAAATTGGAATTTTGAAAGCCGTTGGTTGGCATATTTCCGATGTCTTGCGGCTTAAATTTTACGAAGGGGCTTTGGTTGCAATTTTGGCAACTTCTATCGGCATTTTGCTTGCCTTTGCGCATGTCTTTGCCCTAAAAGCACCCTTATTAAAGCCGCTTTTGGCGGGTTGGTCGGTTTTATATCCCTCTTTTCACCTCTATCCTGTGGTTTCTTTGGGCGATATATTAGCCATTTTTGCCCTTTCGCTTTTCCCCTATCTAACCGCAACGCTCATTCCCGCTTGGAAAGCCGCCATTACGGAGGCTGCCGAAGTGATGCGATAG
- a CDS encoding MazG nucleotide pyrophosphohydrolase domain-containing protein, with amino-acid sequence MEDNQKNRFLPNSSKEALEIHSEATLTDLQHYIAALCKEKGWDKNSHLEIFLLLSEEVGELANAIRRHTNLHKRAEDGTTKEATRALLASELVDVLNYILDLANYFEIDLQKAFIEKNKDNERRNWQA; translated from the coding sequence TTGGAAGATAATCAAAAAAATCGCTTTCTGCCTAATTCCTCAAAAGAGGCACTGGAAATCCATTCAGAGGCTACGCTAACCGATTTACAGCACTATATCGCTGCACTTTGTAAAGAAAAAGGTTGGGATAAAAACTCACATTTAGAAATTTTTTTGTTACTTTCGGAAGAAGTGGGCGAATTGGCAAACGCCATTCGTAGGCACACCAACTTGCACAAAAGAGCCGAAGACGGCACTACAAAGGAGGCGACACGTGCGCTTTTGGCTTCGGAATTAGTAGATGTTTTAAATTATATTTTAGACCTCGCTAATTATTTTGAAATTGATTTGCAAAAGGCTTTTATAGAAAAAAATAAAGACAACGAAAGGCGAAACTGGCAGGCTTAA
- a CDS encoding DsbA family oxidoreductase yields MNSNKLKIEIWSDLVCPFCYIGKRELENALESLEKTQAVEIEWKSFELMPDLPDNYDKSSYQFFAEKYGTSLAQAKMAHLQVAQRAKSLGLDYQFDKTQLVKTQKAHQFLHFAKTKNKQTQAKERLFQAFFTEGKKLDAEHTLIALGKELGFEPTEIETIFKQKLYLKEIENDIEEARKIGVRGVPFFVFEGKYAVSGAQPKEAFVSVLQKTFEMLAKKSNDMAAAQTEGKTDTTGQAACRVGDDCL; encoded by the coding sequence ATGAACTCAAACAAGTTAAAAATCGAAATTTGGAGCGACCTCGTTTGCCCTTTTTGTTATATCGGAAAGCGCGAATTGGAAAATGCACTCGAAAGCCTCGAAAAAACGCAGGCGGTAGAAATCGAGTGGAAAAGTTTTGAGCTAATGCCAGATTTGCCTGATAATTACGATAAAAGTTCGTATCAATTTTTTGCAGAAAAGTATGGCACAAGCCTCGCGCAGGCGAAAATGGCGCATTTGCAGGTGGCACAAAGGGCAAAATCCTTAGGGCTTGACTATCAATTTGATAAGACCCAACTTGTAAAAACGCAAAAAGCGCATCAATTTTTGCATTTTGCCAAGACAAAAAATAAACAAACCCAAGCCAAAGAGCGTCTTTTTCAGGCTTTTTTTACGGAGGGGAAAAAGTTAGATGCAGAGCATACCCTTATCGCTTTGGGCAAAGAATTGGGCTTTGAGCCGACAGAAATAGAAACTATTTTTAAACAAAAATTATACTTAAAAGAAATTGAAAACGACATAGAAGAGGCGCGAAAGATAGGCGTGCGAGGCGTGCCGTTTTTTGTTTTCGAGGGAAAATATGCCGTTTCAGGGGCGCAGCCAAAAGAGGCGTTTGTGTCTGTGCTACAAAAAACATTTGAAATGTTAGCTAAAAAATCAAATGATATGGCGGCTGCTCAAACAGAAGGAAAGACCGACACGACAGGTCAGGCGGCTTGTCGAGTAGGAGATGATTGTTTGTAA
- a CDS encoding murein hydrolase activator EnvC family protein — protein sequence MKFLRHLFLVFFLLGLINFAEIATFSLQAQNKNTRSYLQRERNAILSRINKTNRILARARQDRNSALQNLHAISGQIKQREALLGVLEQEAELIEAQISQSEQVVQALEDDLTALKAEYAKVLLITFKMNNQYDRLVLLLASENLQELLARLRYFQKYNEVRNEQIIQIEKLKNQLLSQNAKLASQREEKTELYAVQAKEKIELEQLKKKQSGLISQIRNKESQLLSELGKEKRVLKELNELVSQSIGQAEFAASLSGEEKLLATNFAKNKGNMIWPVQNGFISAHFGIQEYLPTKENEKKIEIEKLGIDIRTSPAERVRAIFVGKVVDVSEIPGRGYLVIIQHGEYFTVYSKLKTVSIKAGDKVQTKQEIGTVGAFKNDLYEIEFQIWRHQTKLNPEHWITK from the coding sequence ATGAAATTTTTACGACACTTGTTTTTAGTTTTTTTCTTGTTAGGTCTGATAAATTTTGCAGAAATCGCTACTTTTTCTTTGCAGGCGCAAAATAAAAATACGCGCTCTTATCTTCAACGCGAGCGCAACGCCATTTTAAGTCGTATCAACAAAACGAATCGGATTTTGGCAAGGGCGCGTCAGGATAGAAATTCCGCGCTTCAAAATTTGCACGCCATCAGTGGGCAAATCAAGCAAAGAGAGGCTCTTTTGGGCGTTTTAGAACAAGAAGCAGAATTGATAGAAGCGCAAATTTCACAAAGCGAACAAGTGGTGCAGGCTCTGGAAGACGATTTGACCGCTTTGAAAGCCGAGTATGCGAAAGTTTTGCTCATTACCTTTAAGATGAATAACCAATACGACCGTCTTGTCCTGCTTTTGGCTTCGGAAAATTTGCAGGAGCTACTGGCAAGGCTACGCTATTTTCAAAAGTATAATGAAGTTAGAAATGAACAAATTATACAAATAGAAAAACTAAAAAATCAACTATTGAGTCAGAACGCCAAATTAGCTTCACAAAGAGAAGAAAAAACAGAACTTTATGCTGTACAAGCCAAAGAAAAAATAGAATTGGAGCAGCTTAAAAAGAAACAAAGTGGTCTTATTTCACAAATTCGCAACAAAGAAAGTCAGTTATTATCAGAATTGGGAAAAGAAAAGCGCGTACTGAAAGAACTCAACGAATTGGTTAGTCAAAGTATCGGGCAGGCAGAATTTGCAGCTTCTTTGAGTGGTGAGGAAAAATTATTGGCTACTAATTTTGCCAAAAACAAGGGCAATATGATATGGCCTGTTCAGAATGGCTTTATTTCGGCGCATTTCGGGATTCAGGAATATCTGCCTACCAAAGAAAACGAGAAAAAAATAGAAATTGAAAAGTTGGGAATTGACATCAGAACTTCGCCTGCCGAGCGTGTTCGTGCGATTTTTGTTGGAAAAGTGGTAGATGTAAGCGAAATTCCCGGACGCGGTTATTTGGTCATTATTCAGCATGGCGAATATTTTACTGTTTATTCAAAACTTAAAACTGTTTCTATCAAAGCAGGCGACAAAGTCCAGACCAAACAAGAAATTGGCACTGTTGGGGCTTTCAAAAACGACCTTTACGAAATAGAGTTTCAGATTTGGCGACACCAAACCAAGCTCAATCCCGAACATTGGATAACAAAATAA
- a CDS encoding AIPR family protein, with protein sequence MSINKHIIDQRITKLVEENPTWFGETSDRNKKLSKAFVLLSVASYLDIELSEAIGVLTEGGNDAGIDALYVEDVLSDEFSVVIFQGKYKFNLEDDSNFPSNSIQKVIDTIRTIFDPKKSVTKNKELTAKIAEINSLVSDAKIPIIKCIFTNNGLKWNNEGEMHIKNADFPENQVTFEHFNHDDIVKKITSYKPIKATLRLAGLSIAEDYNFKRVIIGKIGVMEIKALFDTYGDNLLQKNVRRYLGLNVKNSVNLAIKETLKSEKKENFYFYNNGITMICSKFSYSGLQRQDWAVIVEDLQIINGGQTCKTIQNTIEAYPNLDYTNVFVLVRLYELSTDAQDLITDVTLATNSQSPVDLRDLRANDLTQKALEIEVAGLGFAYKRVRDTLSIGDFISSSVAAEAVFAIWREKPHLTKFNKKNLFGKYYDQIFGNLNAAQLIIAVTIYRYCDLIRRKEHFLNQYPHLPYSHYFIAMLMGKLLLKENNIELKKLTHTNFKFILDYFNKNNEKIFYKSNLILTKSLNDYFNIDYTKIEARRLSAAFRRGELIEFLQQV encoded by the coding sequence ATGAGCATCAATAAACATATCATAGACCAAAGAATCACAAAGTTAGTAGAAGAAAACCCTACTTGGTTTGGTGAAACAAGTGATAGAAATAAAAAACTATCAAAAGCATTTGTCTTGCTTTCAGTAGCGAGTTATTTAGATATTGAGCTATCAGAAGCGATAGGAGTCCTCACCGAGGGGGGTAATGATGCAGGAATTGATGCACTTTATGTCGAAGATGTACTTTCAGACGAGTTTTCTGTGGTTATTTTTCAGGGTAAATACAAATTCAATTTAGAAGATGATAGTAATTTTCCTTCTAATAGCATACAAAAGGTAATAGACACGATTCGTACTATTTTTGACCCTAAAAAAAGCGTTACTAAAAATAAAGAATTAACTGCTAAAATTGCAGAAATAAATTCACTGGTTTCTGATGCCAAAATTCCAATTATCAAATGTATTTTTACCAACAACGGGCTTAAATGGAATAACGAGGGTGAGATGCACATCAAAAATGCAGATTTTCCCGAAAATCAAGTTACTTTCGAGCATTTTAATCATGATGATATTGTAAAAAAAATTACAAGTTATAAACCAATAAAGGCAACTTTACGTTTGGCGGGCTTAAGCATTGCAGAGGACTACAACTTTAAAAGAGTCATCATTGGGAAAATTGGGGTGATGGAAATAAAGGCTCTTTTTGATACGTATGGCGATAATTTGTTACAAAAAAATGTGCGAAGGTATTTAGGTTTAAATGTTAAAAACAGTGTGAATTTAGCAATTAAAGAAACCTTAAAAAGTGAAAAAAAAGAAAATTTCTATTTCTATAATAACGGTATTACTATGATTTGTAGCAAATTTAGTTATTCTGGTCTTCAGAGGCAAGATTGGGCAGTAATCGTTGAGGACTTACAAATCATCAATGGGGGACAAACTTGTAAGACCATTCAAAACACAATAGAAGCATATCCGAATCTTGATTATACAAATGTTTTTGTTTTGGTTAGACTTTATGAGTTATCTACTGATGCTCAAGATTTAATAACGGACGTAACGCTGGCTACCAACAGCCAAAGTCCCGTAGATTTGCGCGATTTAAGAGCTAACGATTTGACACAAAAAGCCTTAGAAATAGAGGTTGCAGGCTTAGGTTTTGCCTATAAAAGGGTCAGAGATACGCTTTCCATAGGCGATTTCATTTCTTCTTCGGTGGCAGCAGAGGCAGTCTTTGCCATTTGGCGCGAAAAGCCACATCTTACAAAATTTAATAAGAAAAATCTTTTTGGAAAATACTACGACCAGATATTTGGCAATCTAAATGCTGCTCAACTGATAATTGCCGTTACAATTTATAGGTATTGCGACTTAATCAGACGCAAAGAGCATTTCCTCAATCAATATCCTCATTTGCCTTATAGTCATTATTTTATTGCTATGTTAATGGGAAAACTTTTACTTAAAGAAAATAATATTGAACTAAAAAAATTAACACATACAAATTTCAAATTTATTCTTGATTATTTTAACAAAAATAACGAAAAAATATTTTATAAATCTAATCTCATTCTGACAAAGTCTTTAAATGATTATTTCAACATCGATTATACAAAAATAGAGGCAAGGCGTTTGTCTGCCGCCTTTAGAAGGGGAGAATTGATAGAATTTTTACAGCAGGTTTGA
- a CDS encoding WGR domain-containing protein, which produces MLQNLISNFFGAGQKKDEAANRYKVCKLIMVTDTNHNKFYDMKQISDNFFEVHYGRVGNKASIRNYPMSRWESLYREKVGKGYRDQSAFFADIEPEKEARFVGVKSADAQDLLRRLTRYAEASIDYHYAVKADQVTPRQVQEAQWLLDEIAVLLYLNTDTVRLNRMVLEFYQIVPRKMNKVKEHLFEPILTPEELEKAQDKLAQEQEILDVMKGQVQMQQQKGSKTKEGEIKEIDVLKQMNLLVELVEEEQEIELIKSKMDSTGVRFLRAFRISNTQTEERFESHLRRQNNQHKELFWHGSRNENWLSILQNGLQLHPAKAVITGKMFGYGIYFADKFNKSLNYTSLRGSLWTGGKSDRAFLALYQVHLGNPLTVRKHQAWCSDLNYKKLKAKGEEYDSLFAEGGADLINNEYIVYKEEQCTIKYLVEIC; this is translated from the coding sequence ATGCTACAAAATCTTATCTCTAATTTTTTTGGGGCAGGTCAGAAAAAAGACGAAGCCGCCAATCGCTATAAAGTTTGCAAACTTATTATGGTTACTGATACAAATCATAATAAATTTTATGATATGAAACAAATTAGCGATAATTTTTTTGAAGTGCATTACGGCAGGGTAGGCAATAAAGCGAGTATTCGCAATTACCCGATGAGCCGTTGGGAAAGTCTTTATCGTGAAAAAGTGGGCAAAGGCTATCGCGACCAAAGTGCCTTTTTTGCCGACATCGAGCCTGAAAAAGAAGCGCGTTTTGTAGGCGTAAAAAGTGCAGATGCGCAAGATTTATTACGTCGTCTGACGCGCTATGCGGAAGCCTCCATCGACTACCATTATGCCGTTAAAGCCGACCAGGTAACGCCTCGTCAGGTGCAGGAAGCGCAGTGGCTTCTCGATGAAATTGCGGTATTGCTCTATTTGAACACAGATACAGTACGTCTCAATCGCATGGTTTTGGAATTCTATCAAATTGTACCTCGCAAAATGAACAAGGTAAAAGAACACCTTTTTGAGCCAATTCTTACACCAGAAGAACTTGAAAAAGCGCAGGATAAATTAGCCCAAGAGCAAGAAATTCTTGATGTTATGAAGGGGCAGGTGCAGATGCAGCAGCAAAAAGGGAGCAAGACAAAGGAGGGCGAAATCAAGGAAATAGACGTACTCAAACAGATGAATTTGCTTGTAGAGTTGGTGGAAGAGGAGCAGGAAATCGAGCTTATCAAATCCAAGATGGATAGCACAGGGGTTCGTTTTCTTCGCGCTTTTCGCATCTCGAATACCCAGACAGAGGAGCGTTTTGAAAGTCATTTGCGCCGCCAAAACAATCAGCACAAGGAATTATTTTGGCATGGCAGTCGAAACGAAAATTGGCTTTCTATCCTACAAAATGGCTTACAGTTGCACCCTGCCAAAGCGGTCATTACAGGTAAGATGTTTGGTTATGGGATTTATTTTGCAGATAAATTCAATAAATCTTTGAACTATACTTCTTTACGCGGCTCTTTATGGACAGGTGGCAAGTCGGATAGGGCATTTTTGGCACTTTATCAGGTGCATTTAGGCAACCCTCTGACGGTTAGGAAGCATCAGGCTTGGTGCAGCGATTTGAACTACAAAAAATTGAAGGCGAAAGGGGAAGAATACGATTCGCTTTTTGCAGAAGGGGGGGCAGACCTCATCAATAATGAATACATTGTCTATAAAGAGGAACAATGTACTATCAAATATTTAGTAGAAATTTGTTAA